A stretch of Triticum aestivum cultivar Chinese Spring chromosome 1D, IWGSC CS RefSeq v2.1, whole genome shotgun sequence DNA encodes these proteins:
- the LOC123183163 gene encoding uncharacterized protein: MSGGGGGAGGGKGAAAAGPVPQASRKLVQSLKEIVNRPDAEIYAALRECSMDPDEAVSRLLSQDTFQEVKSKRDKKKEVKETPEPRSRAANNATSRGVRGGPDRGGRNNSAYNSSIDNMTSRSSVSGSGMPSTNSTQKQTVPSSSVNKNLVADAPSVPPQTSSGFQHGWSGPPGQLSMADIVKMGGRPQAQGKPSTKTVVTADKGYAGQYPSLPTTVNQNAKQSASTVASTELDQGLPSAQDSVLVKDHSHTAADNKQKYDNDWSPQDDPTAGNQSSIPETSGDPSLFEAPLHPSTHVADVVYLHENSYLDDNISAAMRSGNASERHLDHYGGNSEYNDGLLQNSSTYLAQTHSHIEDQAEESNADVSAAANFQGLSLHDEELAATKFAEDNPAVIIPDHLQVANTGCAGLSFGSFGSGAFSGLLPPPKSTENNVELPIVEESEPIDHTDTRDQDFYEIPPNSPPNENLEEIMGANTENLDVPSVQQPDVLRQEILDDPSGVQYNLPSVSSHAYANPAQPNAMDAMQGSNQAHTLSHLSSLLQSNTLQQHNLLGSNMAPLRDLDFGLSPLLAAQAQSMGARYNSAAPTTTGMQEPMKPGVFSNTQSTQNLPSTSIQMAPSLPQQLVHPYSQPTLPIAPFANMIGANMIGYNPYLAQNYPAYLPSTAFQQAYSSNGQFHQSAAAVPGAGMKYSMPQYKNNMSAANLQQQQQASSVISGYAGFGSSSNLPGNFALNQNAAPPSANLGFDEALSAQYKEANQYMALQQQGDNSAMWLHGAGSRTASALPPTQFYGYQGQSQQQGAFRQAQQPQQPSQYGGHGYPAFYHSQGGMAQEHHPQNPADGALNGYQAAPQQQQQQQPSHQSWQQHANY, translated from the exons atgagcggcggcggcggcggcgcggggggcgggaagggggcggcggccgcgGGGCCCGTCCCGCAGGCCTCGAGGAAGCTCGTGCAGAGCCTCAAGGAGATCGTCAACCGCCCGGACGCCGAGATCTACGCCGCGCTGCGCGAGTGCTCCATGGACCCCGACGAGGCCGTCAGCCGCCTCCTCTCCCAAG ATACCTTTCAAGAGGTAAAGAGCAAGCGTGACAAGAAAAAAGAG GTTAAAGAGACTCCTGAGCCAAGGTCTCGAGCGGCAAATAATGCTACCAGTCGAGGTGTAAGAGGCGGTCCAGATCGAGGTGGGCGAAACAACTCTGCTTACAACAGCTCCATTG ATAACATGACCTCAAGGTCATCCGTCTCAGGATCTGGTATGCCATCAACCAATTCCACCCAGAAGCAAACAGTTCCAAG TTCCTCGGTGAACAAAAATCTGGTTGCTGATGCACCGTCAGTACCACCACAAACATCATCTGGGTTTCAGCATGGCTGGTCTGGGCCGCCAGGTCAGTTGTCAATGGCTGATATTGTGAAAATGGGTGGCAGGCCACAGGCTCAGGGGAAGCCTTCTACCAAGACTGTGGTCACAGCGGACAAAGGATATGCCGGACAATACCCATCTTTGCCCACCACTGTAAACCAGAATGCAAAACAATCTGCGAGCACAGTTGCATCAACAGAGCTTGACCAGGGGTTACCTTCTGCGCAAGATTCTGTTCTGGTTAAGGACCACAGTCACACAGCTGCTGATAACAAGCAGAAATATGATAATGATTGGTCTCCACAAGATGACCCGACAGCAGGGAATCAATCCTCCATCCCTGAGACATCTGGGGACCCATCGTTATTTGAGGCACCATTACATCCATCGACGCATGTTGCTGATGTGGTTTACTTGCATGAAAATTCTTATTTGGATGATAACATCTCTGCTGCAATGAGATCAGGAAATGCTTCTGAGAGACACTTGGATCACTATGGAGGGAATTCTGAATATAATGATGGATTATTGCAGAACTCGAGTACCTATCTGGCTCAGACGCATTCTCACATAGAGGACCAAG CTGAGGAGTCCAACGCTGATGTATCAGCAGCAGCAAACTTTCAGGGTCTGAGCCTACATGATGAAGAGCTAGCTGCCACAAAGTTTGCCGAAGATAACCCAGCAGTTATAATTCCGGACCATCTGCAAGTTGCCAACACAGGCTGTGCCGGATTGAGCTTTGGCAGTTTCGGATCTGGTGCATTTTCTGGGCTCCTCCCGCCGCCAAAGAGCACTGAAAACAATGTGGAGTTGCCTATTGTGGAGGAATCTGAACCTATAGATCATACTGATACGAG GGATCAAGATTTCTATGAAATTCCTCCGAATTCGCCACCAAATGAGAACCTTGAGGAAATTATGGGAGCTAACACTGAGAATCTTGATGTACCTTCTGTTCAACAGCCTGATGTCCTGAGACAAGAAATACTGGATGACCCTTCAGGTGTTCAATATAATCTGCCATCAGTCTCGAGCCACGCGTATGCGAACCCAGCACAGCCAAATGCAATGGATGCCATGCAAGGAAGTAACCAAGCGCACACTCTTTCACACCTGTCAAGCTTGCTG CAATCAAATACGTTACAACAACACAACCTGTTGGGCTCAAATATGGCACCTCTTCGGGACTTGGACTTCGGTTTATCACCTTTGTTGGCAGCACAAGCACAATCAATGGGTGCAAGATATAACTCAGCTGCACCAACTACTACTGGCATGCAGGAG CCAATGAAGCCAGGAGTTTTCTCGAACACTCAATCCACACAAAATCTTCCGAGTACCAGCATTCAGATGGCCCCCTCTCTTCCTCAGCAATTAGTCCATCCTTACTCACAGCCCACTTTACCTATTGCACCTTTCGCAAATATGATTGGCGCAAATATGATTGGCTATAATCCATACTTGGCACAAAACTACCCTGCTTACTTACCATCAACCGCCTTCCAGCAAGCTTACTCGAGTAATGGACAGTTCCATCAGTCTGCCGCTGCTGTACCTGGAGCTGGCATGAAGTACTCGATGCCACAATACAAGAACAACATGTCAGCTGCaaacttacaacaacaacaacaagcttcgTCGGTTATATCTGGTTATGCAGGCTTTGGTAGCTCAAGTAACCTTCCAGGAAATTTTGCCCTCAACCAGAATGCTGCCCCTCCGTCGGCCAATCTTGGGTTTGATGAAGCATTGAGCGCTCAGTACAAAGAGGCCAATCAATACATGGCTCTCCAGCAGCAG GGCGACAACTCTGCGATGTGGCTTCATGGGGCTGGTTCAAGAACAGCGTCAGCACTTCCTCCTACCCAGTTCTACGGCTACCAGGGACAGAGCCAGCAGCAGGGTGCCTTCCGGCAGGCGCAGCAGCCCCAGCAGCCTTCTCAATACGGGGGCCATGGATACCCGGCGTTCTACCATTCCCAGGGCGGCATGGCGCAGGAGCACCACCCCCAGAACCCGGCCGATGGAGCCCTGAATGGCTACCAGGCGgcaccgcagcagcagcagcagcagcagccatctCACCAGAGCTGGCAGCAGCACGCCAACTACTGA